A window from Hemicordylus capensis ecotype Gifberg chromosome 2, rHemCap1.1.pri, whole genome shotgun sequence encodes these proteins:
- the ASB8 gene encoding ankyrin repeat and SOCS box protein 8: protein MWYIMQSIQSKYSLSERLIRTIAAIRSFPHDNVEDLIRRGADVNCMHGTLKPLHCACMVADADCIELLLEKGAEVNALDGYNRTALHYAAEKDETCMEILLEYGANPNALDGNKDTPLHWAAFKNNAECVRTLLESGAFVNALDYNDDTPLSWAAMKGNLESVSILLEFGAEVRVVNLKGQTPISRLVALLVRGLGTEREDACFDLLLRAVGHFELRKNGAMPREVMRDQQLSEKLTMLCSAPGTLKTLSRYAVRRSLGVQFLPDAVKELPLPNSLKDYVLLK from the exons ATGTGGTATATTATGCAGAGCATTCAGAGTAAATATTCTTTGTCGGAGCGATTGATCCGGACTATAGCAGCCATCCGATCCTTCCCGCATGACAATGTTGAAGACCTGATCAGGAGG GGAGCAGATGTTAACTGTATGCATGGTACCCTGAAGCCATTGCACTGTGCTTGCATGGTTGCTGATGCAGATTGCATTGAGCTGTTGCTGGAAAAAGGAGCTGAG GTCAATGCCCTTGACGGGTACAACCGAACAGCACTTCACTATGCAGCAGAAAAGGATGAGACCTGCATGGAGATTCTCTTGGAATATGGAGCAAACCCAAATGCTCTGGATGGAAACAAGGACACACCACTGCACTGGGCAGCCTTTAAGAACAATGCCGAATGTGTCCGAACGCTCTTGGAAAGCGGTGCCTTTGTCAATGCTCTAGATTACAACGACGACACCCCCCTGAGCTGGGCAGCGATGAAGGGAAACCTAGAGAGTGTGAGCATCCTCCTGGAATTTGGGGCAGAGGTCCGGGTGGTCAATTTGAAGGGGCAGACCCCAATCTCCAGGCTGGTTGCCCTGCTGGTCAGAGGACTTGGCACCGAGAGGGAAGACGCTTGCTTCGATCTACTCCTCAGAGCCGTTGGACACTTTGAGCTGCGGAAGAATGGTGCCATGCCCCGTGAGGTCATGCGGGAtcagcagctttctgaaaagctGACCATGCTGTGCTCTGCCCCAGGCACCTTAAAGACCCTGTCACGCTATGCTGTGCGCCGCAGCCTGGGAGTCCAGTTCCTGCCTGATGCAGTGAAGGAACTGCCCTTGCCCAACTCTCTGAAAGATTATGTGCTGCTTAAGTGA